The following proteins are co-located in the Sebaldella sp. S0638 genome:
- a CDS encoding amidohydrolase, translating to MLDIKKVYQEIDKRYDEIVEIRRYLHMHPELSFHEVKTAAYIADFYKGKDVDIVTNIAGGNGIVVTLKGNKAGKTVAVRADFDALPIQEENDIEYKSQNPGVMHACGHDGHTAYLMVLADILIGMKDDVEGTIKFVHQPAEETPPGGAKTIMESGILDDADAIFGIHVMTTAPVGTVGYHPGVTQAGRSYFKVRINGKGGHGSMPHLSNDPIVAASHFVVGVQSIVSRRVNPLETAVVTIGSFDGKGSFNVINDHVELEGDVRTLSGEVRELVKEEFETILDGIMKAYKCTYDLIYSHDYPVLVNNPEMTELVVNAIKNSGLTEVKDFVDCGQVTGSEDMAYYLEKIPGSYYYVGARPKGDVWYPHHHPKFNIDEESLRISAKTMATVIKEYLEK from the coding sequence ATGTTGGATATAAAAAAGGTTTATCAGGAAATAGACAAAAGATATGATGAGATAGTGGAGATCAGAAGATACCTTCATATGCATCCCGAACTTTCTTTTCATGAAGTAAAAACTGCGGCATATATTGCTGATTTTTATAAAGGAAAAGATGTGGATATAGTCACGAATATCGCCGGAGGGAACGGAATTGTAGTAACACTGAAGGGAAATAAAGCGGGGAAAACAGTGGCTGTGAGAGCAGATTTTGATGCGCTTCCCATTCAGGAAGAAAATGATATAGAATATAAATCACAAAATCCGGGAGTAATGCATGCCTGCGGGCATGACGGGCATACAGCTTACCTGATGGTGCTTGCAGATATATTAATAGGAATGAAAGATGATGTAGAAGGTACAATAAAGTTCGTACACCAGCCCGCAGAAGAAACACCTCCGGGCGGAGCAAAAACAATTATGGAATCAGGAATCTTGGATGATGCAGATGCGATATTCGGTATTCATGTGATGACAACGGCTCCTGTCGGGACTGTAGGATATCATCCGGGAGTTACACAGGCGGGAAGATCATATTTTAAAGTGAGAATAAACGGTAAGGGCGGTCATGGTTCAATGCCTCATTTATCAAATGATCCTATAGTGGCAGCTTCGCACTTTGTAGTGGGAGTACAGTCAATTGTCAGCAGAAGAGTGAATCCTCTGGAAACAGCTGTAGTAACTATCGGTTCTTTTGATGGAAAAGGATCTTTTAACGTAATAAATGATCATGTGGAGCTGGAAGGAGATGTAAGAACTCTGTCAGGTGAAGTCAGAGAGCTGGTAAAAGAAGAATTTGAGACAATACTGGATGGAATAATGAAAGCTTATAAATGTACTTATGATTTGATTTATTCACACGACTATCCTGTTTTAGTTAATAATCCCGAAATGACAGAACTGGTAGTAAATGCCATAAAAAATTCCGGACTTACAGAAGTGAAAGACTTTGTGGACTGCGGTCAGGTAACAGGCTCAGAAGATATGGCCTATTATCTGGAAAAAATTCCGGGGTCATACTATTATGTAGGGGCTAGACCAAAAGGGGATGTATGGTATCCGCATCATCACCCCAAATTTAATATAGACGAGGAAAGTCTGAGAATTTCTGCTAAAACAATGGCAACAGTGATAAAAGAATATTTGGAAAAATAA
- the dusA gene encoding tRNA dihydrouridine(20/20a) synthase DusA codes for MKIKKPVISAAPMVDKTDRYFRNFVRMINKDVLLYTEMVTAQAIIHGDLERILGFDEIEHPIALQIAATTPEDAYKAVKIAEEYNYDEINLNVGCPSDRVSGNMMGACLMAYPELVLDVLNAMKEATKKTVTIKHRIGIDGKGILPDNMGKTLFEKYEDMLNFVNIIEKAEPDRYTIHARIAVLAGLDPKQNREIPPLRYDEVYRLKAEKPHMQIEINGGIKTKEDIEKHLEHVDGVMIGREFYDNPMFLAEVNSFYNNGNENITRDEILEKMIPYLENLERNGERTHLFMRHTLGLFHNAKGSKYWKNSISSQNLKNNKASHIVREILKNIRKSEI; via the coding sequence ATGAAAATAAAAAAGCCTGTAATAAGCGCGGCACCCATGGTAGATAAAACAGACAGATATTTTAGGAATTTTGTCCGTATGATAAATAAAGATGTACTGCTGTATACAGAAATGGTCACTGCACAGGCAATTATACACGGTGATCTGGAGCGTATTCTGGGGTTTGATGAAATAGAACACCCTATAGCGCTTCAGATAGCTGCTACCACTCCTGAAGATGCATATAAAGCAGTAAAAATAGCTGAGGAATATAATTATGACGAAATAAATCTGAATGTAGGGTGTCCGTCAGACAGAGTTTCGGGAAATATGATGGGAGCATGTCTTATGGCTTATCCTGAACTTGTTCTGGATGTTTTGAATGCAATGAAGGAAGCTACAAAAAAAACTGTTACTATAAAGCATAGAATAGGTATAGACGGCAAGGGAATACTTCCGGATAATATGGGGAAAACACTTTTTGAGAAATATGAAGATATGTTGAATTTTGTTAATATCATAGAGAAAGCGGAACCGGACAGATATACTATACATGCAAGAATAGCCGTTCTTGCCGGGCTTGATCCCAAGCAGAACAGAGAAATTCCTCCTCTCAGATATGATGAAGTATACAGACTGAAAGCTGAAAAGCCTCATATGCAGATCGAAATAAACGGCGGCATAAAAACAAAAGAAGATATAGAAAAACATCTTGAACATGTGGATGGTGTCATGATTGGAAGGGAATTTTATGATAATCCCATGTTTCTTGCAGAAGTTAACTCATTTTATAATAACGGCAATGAGAATATTACCAGAGATGAGATTCTGGAAAAGATGATACCTTATCTGGAAAACTTGGAAAGAAATGGTGAAAGAACACATTTGTTTATGCGGCATACACTCGGGCTTTTTCATAATGCAAAAGGAAGCAAATATTGGAAAAACAGTATAAGCTCCCAAAATCTTAAAAATAATAAGGCAAGTCATATTGTTCGTGAAATTTTGAAAAATATCCGAAAAAGTGAAATTTGA
- a CDS encoding FAD-dependent oxidoreductase has protein sequence MKIVVVGCTHAGTAAILNAKRINPDADITVFERNDNISFLSCGIALYVGGVVKDPQGLFYCSPEKLKELNVNTKMKHDVVSIDIKGKKAVVKNLDTGLEFEEAFDKLIITSGSWPIIPRIEGIDMDNILLSKNFNHSNEIIETAKSSKKVVVVGAGYIGVELVEAFREEGKEVVLIDAEDRILSKYLDKDFTDVAEKTFKEHGITIAVSEKVVKFEGENGTVKRVITDKNTYEADMVIMSVGFRPNTDIFKGQLDMLPNGAIKVDEYMRTSDKDVMAAGDCCSVYYNPTREYMYIPLATNAVRMGTLAAINLEGDKIKHPGTQGTSGIKIYENNMASTGITEEEAKKKGIDVDIVYAVDNYRPEFMPTYEKVTLKVVFEKGSRRIIGAQLNSKADLTQSINTISVCIQNNMTIDELAFIDFFFQPHFNKPWNFLNLAGLNALK, from the coding sequence ATGAAAATAGTAGTAGTAGGATGCACACATGCGGGAACAGCTGCAATATTAAATGCCAAAAGAATAAACCCTGATGCAGATATAACAGTTTTTGAAAGAAATGACAATATATCATTTCTATCTTGTGGAATTGCATTATATGTAGGCGGAGTAGTAAAAGATCCGCAGGGATTGTTTTATTGTTCGCCTGAAAAATTGAAAGAACTAAATGTAAATACAAAGATGAAACATGACGTTGTCAGTATTGACATAAAAGGAAAAAAAGCTGTAGTCAAAAATCTGGATACAGGACTGGAATTTGAAGAAGCTTTTGATAAATTAATAATTACTTCTGGTTCTTGGCCTATTATTCCAAGAATAGAAGGAATAGATATGGATAATATCCTGCTTTCTAAAAATTTTAATCACTCAAATGAAATTATCGAAACAGCTAAAAGCTCAAAGAAAGTAGTAGTAGTGGGAGCGGGATATATAGGTGTGGAACTGGTTGAAGCATTCAGAGAGGAAGGAAAAGAAGTAGTCCTTATAGATGCAGAGGATAGAATTTTGAGCAAATATCTGGATAAAGACTTTACTGATGTAGCGGAAAAAACATTCAAAGAACATGGAATAACAATAGCTGTATCTGAAAAAGTAGTAAAATTCGAAGGTGAAAACGGAACTGTAAAAAGAGTAATCACTGATAAAAATACATATGAAGCTGATATGGTAATAATGAGTGTAGGTTTCAGACCAAACACAGATATATTCAAAGGACAGCTTGATATGCTTCCAAATGGAGCTATAAAAGTAGATGAGTATATGAGAACAAGTGATAAAGATGTAATGGCTGCCGGAGACTGCTGTTCTGTTTACTACAATCCTACAAGAGAATATATGTATATACCTCTTGCTACAAATGCTGTAAGAATGGGAACACTTGCTGCAATTAACCTTGAAGGAGACAAAATAAAGCATCCGGGAACACAGGGAACTTCAGGAATTAAAATATATGAAAATAATATGGCATCTACAGGAATCACAGAAGAAGAGGCTAAGAAAAAAGGAATTGATGTGGATATAGTTTATGCTGTGGATAACTACAGACCTGAATTTATGCCTACATATGAAAAAGTAACATTAAAAGTTGTTTTTGAAAAAGGGTCAAGAAGAATAATAGGAGCGCAGCTGAACTCAAAAGCGGATCTCACTCAGTCAATAAATACAATATCAGTATGCATACAAAATAATATGACTATTGATGAACTTGCATTTATAGATTTCTTCTTCCAGCCGCACTTTAATAAGCCTTGGAACTTCTTAAACCTCGCAGGGCTGAATGCACTGA